From the Ignavibacteria bacterium genome, the window TCGAATCATAGGCATCGATGTTCACACCGCGGATATTGGTCTTGGAGATGGACATCACAGCGCTGGTGATATCATTGAGCATCCCGGGCCGGTCATCCCCGGTGATCTTCACAGCGGCCAGGAATTCACTTCGTTGAGATTTTGCCCAATCAAGAGCCACAAGTCTCGGTTTGAGCTTGTCGTGCAGGTCGATAACATTATGGCACGTAGCCCTGTGCACCTTGATCCCGCTGCCAATGGTAACGATCCCCACCACATCATCACCCGGAACGGGATTGCAACACCGGGCATAGGAAAAGAGGATCTTGGCGCTCGGGATGTTCTGACCAATGATGTACACACCGTTGGTATTGTCCCGCGCTGTGTCCGTGTACTGCTCAAACGTGAGATTGGAAGGGGCTTCTTTTGGCGCATTTGAGGTTGGCTGAATGAGCTCTATGATCAGGTCGCCGGCCGATTCGGGAGATATGGTGCCGGAACCGAGAGCTGCATAAAAGTCAGATCGGCTATCATACTTGAGTTGCAGGAGTAGCTTCTCGAGGTCATCCTCGTTGATGTGGAGATTGAGCTTCTTTGCCCGCTTTTCCCACAGTTCTTTGCCTTCAGCCACTCGAGCCCTGCGCTCGTCATTGAGGATCCGGCGGATGTGAGTCTTTGCCTTGTGCGTGATGGCGATGCGCTCCCAATCCCGGTGCGGAGTTTGGTTGCGCGACGTGAGGATCACTACTTGATCGCCGGTATTCAAGGTGTGATCGAGCGGAACGATCCTTCCATTGACCTTTGCACCGATGCACTTTGCACCAACTTGTGAGTGGATGTCGAAGGCGAAATCGATCGGGGTAGCCCCCTTCGGAAGGATCCTGAGATCCCCCTTGGGCGTAAAGACGTAGATCTCGTCTTGATAAAGGTTGAGCTTGAAGCTTTCGAGAAGTTCCTTGGCAGCCTCCTCACCGGCATTTTCAAAGACATCACGAACCCAATTGGCCCATTCTTCGAGATCCGATGAATCTACCCACGATGCTGTTCCACCGGTCTCGGCCTTGTACCGGAAGTGAGCCGCAACACCGCGCTCAGCAAAATCGTGCATGGCGCGCGTGCGGATCTGGATCTCTACGCGTTTCCCGTCGGCACTGATAACAGTAGTGTGGAGCGACTGATAGCCGTTCTTCTTTGGCACACTGATGTAGTTCTTGAAGCGTTCAGGAACGGGGCGATAGATCTCACTCACGATCCCGTACGCGAGGAAACAATCGTTGTTCTCGTCGGTGTCCAGGATCAACCGCACGGCAAAAAGGTCATAGAGTTCGTCAAGGGACTTCCCCTGCGTTACCATCTTCTTATAGATGGAATACAGATGCTTCGGCCTTCCGTTGATCTCAAACTTCACGCTGTGTTCTGTGAGGCGCTCGGCTATCGGCTTGCTGAATCGCTCGATGAACTCTTCGCGTTCTTCGCGCGAGGTATTGAGCTGTCTCTTGATATCGTCATAAGCGTCGCGATGCAAGACCTTGAATGACAGATCCTCGAGCTCCCATTTGATATTGCCCAGACCAAATCTGTGTGCGAATGGGGCATAGATCTCCATCGTCTCTCGCGCCATTCTCTCCTGACGTTCTCGAGAGAGTGAGTCGATGGTGCGCATGTTATGGAGTCTGTCCGCGAACTTCACAAGGATCACTCGCACGTCGTTTACGAGCGACAAGAGGAGCTTCCGATAGTTCTCGGCCTGTGTGATCTCTCGGCTGTTGAACACATCGGAGATCTTCGTGGCTCCATCGACGATCTCTGCTACCTCCGCACCGAACTCCGCGCGGAGATCCTTAAGCGAGAACGTAGTGTCCTCAACAACATCATGAAGCAAGGCTGCTACCACGCTCACATCGTCGAGAGGGATCTCTCGCATCACGATGAGAGCAACATTCGCCGGATGTGTATAGTATGGCTCGCCTGAGACACGAAGATCCTTCTTGTGTGCCTCTACACAGAATCGGAATGCACGAGAGACCAAATCCACGTTAAAACGCTGGAGATGGAGTTTGCCTTCTTCAATAAGAAAGGCAAGATCCTTCTCCACGTCCAGTCCGAATACGTGTTCTGGTTCGTCCGCTGCCGACCTACGTTGTTTACTAGCTGCCTTTGCCACTGTCCCCTTACTTCACGATGATGGTCTTGTGAGCCACATTGTCATTGGCACGTACCACCAGAAAGTAACTACCAGAAGGCAAGTACGAAACATCAAGGGTTCCAGCACCATCTGCAAGTGGTCCGGTATAGACCGTGGCCATGCGTTGGCCTGACAGTGAATAGAGCTCCAGGATGGCTATTGCGTCGGGTTGACCCACCAGTCGATATGACGTGGTGGACACCACAGGATTCGCTCCAACGACGATCGCGATCTGGTTCATTTGGGACGGTACATCTTCGGATACATCGGTTGGATCAGGCGGAAGTGTATCCGGTTCAGCTGCGGCCTCGAGCCATACAAGCCCCTTATCGAGAATTGTTGTGCGTTGCACACCGTCGAGGAAACGAGATGCATTCACACCGAGAATGATGCTGCGATAGGTGGAGTGCTGGTAGCGAACACTACCGATGATGGTGGCATTTGAACGAAGCATCATTGCAACAGAACCAGGTTGGGAGAGACGGAACACGACATTCGGTACGTAGTCTCCGCCACGATGATGATCAAGACGGGGGAGCTGGAGATCGATGTCCACCATACCGGCAGTTACGGGATCTCCAACCACTCCTTGGAAGACGCGTTGGCCAAGGTCATTCGTCACCTGGTCTGCTCCGCGCAGTGAACATCCGAATGCATTGAAGAAGCCAATGCTGTTCGGCAGATCGGTTCTGAGAAGCAGGGGGTCATCGGCGATCAAGAACACTTCGATCTTTCGCATCAACAACGAGAGTGTGATGGCGTTGTCCACCATGTCGATCTCACCGAAACTTCCGCTGTTCCAGAGGACGGTCTTAAGTACATGAAGACTGTCAGCAACAACGTTGAACACATCAGACGTGAATGCTACGTAACCGGTGCGTGATGTTTGACTGATGGCTTCCGCTATGTTGTAGGTGCCCACTCGTTCGTCCTGCACGATGGCTCTGCGGACGTTGAACGGGACAAGGATCGTGGAGGCTTTGAGACCGGTTGGTTCACCAGAGATCAGCTCGGCGCACTCAATACTCCAGAGTGAGAGGCTGTCTTCGATCGAGATCGAGAATGTTGCAGGGACGGTGGTGTTCGCTGCAATGTCTTCCAGAGTGACTGGGGTTGACCAATCTGTGGTTGACCCGTCTGCATGACGTTTGATTCGATAAACGAGCTGGACATCCCTTCCACCAGCGGATCCGTTGGTGTACAAGAACGTCACACTGTCTTGCTTGCGGATGATGCGAGTTGCTGCATCGGCGGCGAGAGAATTATCGACGGAGAGGTCCAAACGACCAACCATCGCCTTTGCTTTGTCAACGAACCAAATGCGTCCATCGGGGCCAACTACAATGCCGAGAAGTTGTGAAGCTCCGGTGGTGATTGTTCCAAGCTTACGTACGGTATCGCCATCAATGGCATACATGTGGATCAGTCCGGTGGCCCGATCTCCTACGAGAAGTCGATCACCTACAACGTCGATGCCAACCGGTTCCTGAAGTCCGCTCGAGATCACTTGCTTCACATCAGCGCCAACAACGGCCGTGTACTCTGCATAATTCTCATCACTTTCCGGAGGAGCTTTGAGGGGGCGATCTACAACTCCACTTCTCGTATTGAGAGTGCTGACGGTGGCAGTGCCGGGATCGATGTAGTACAACAGTCCGGTTGCACGGTTGAGAGCAACATGCGACGGTCTGCCACGCTCCACGGGAGTGATCTTGACGTCTGAATAACGACGAATGATCCCGTCACGATGGTCCGTGCCTCCAACTTCATGCGGATCTCGGAAATCATATCGGCAAATGTCCGAGTAGCGAGCATCTAGGACCCAGAAGATGTTTGCACTATCGTGTGCGATTCCCAGGCCCCACGGGCTCT encodes:
- a CDS encoding T9SS type A sorting domain-containing protein — its product is MLLIRTLLSLTLLVGSVAASLAAINDHGMRVFPSGIAVGQQVPASITGHSATTIVIRYLGYECTHCVRQLIYLNEHRADLKRLGITVIATSEDPQERWSQMVEKTGIDREVFRYVPDTDGSIARSLGALRMIDDTLRDLHAALVVKNSVVAFSVYSTEPFMEIDRIVSYAAPEPVRVEASVHLLDRYLTSTPTVTVIASSADGIRDPLDLDFNRTALHPNDLWVVTAESRGHAMTIIHNAGTNQQAVRQKKDSRANHFMWRTMGIAMGTNGAFGTAQNGEPGSGDANYMFMGPTLWSSDTAVFASRYQDDNTKLASHLDMLHQSPWGLGIAHDSANIFWVLDARYSDICRYDFRDPHEVGGTDHRDGIIRRYSDVKITPVERGRPSHVALNRATGLLYYIDPGTATVSTLNTRSGVVDRPLKAPPESDENYAEYTAVVGADVKQVISSGLQEPVGIDVVGDRLLVGDRATGLIHMYAIDGDTVRKLGTITTGASQLLGIVVGPDGRIWFVDKAKAMVGRLDLSVDNSLAADAATRIIRKQDSVTFLYTNGSAGGRDVQLVYRIKRHADGSTTDWSTPVTLEDIAANTTVPATFSISIEDSLSLWSIECAELISGEPTGLKASTILVPFNVRRAIVQDERVGTYNIAEAISQTSRTGYVAFTSDVFNVVADSLHVLKTVLWNSGSFGEIDMVDNAITLSLLMRKIEVFLIADDPLLLRTDLPNSIGFFNAFGCSLRGADQVTNDLGQRVFQGVVGDPVTAGMVDIDLQLPRLDHHRGGDYVPNVVFRLSQPGSVAMMLRSNATIIGSVRYQHSTYRSIILGVNASRFLDGVQRTTILDKGLVWLEAAAEPDTLPPDPTDVSEDVPSQMNQIAIVVGANPVVSTTSYRLVGQPDAIAILELYSLSGQRMATVYTGPLADGAGTLDVSYLPSGSYFLVVRANDNVAHKTIIVK
- a CDS encoding bifunctional (p)ppGpp synthetase/guanosine-3',5'-bis(diphosphate) 3'-pyrophosphohydrolase, with product MDVEKDLAFLIEEGKLHLQRFNVDLVSRAFRFCVEAHKKDLRVSGEPYYTHPANVALIVMREIPLDDVSVVAALLHDVVEDTTFSLKDLRAEFGAEVAEIVDGATKISDVFNSREITQAENYRKLLLSLVNDVRVILVKFADRLHNMRTIDSLSRERQERMARETMEIYAPFAHRFGLGNIKWELEDLSFKVLHRDAYDDIKRQLNTSREEREEFIERFSKPIAERLTEHSVKFEINGRPKHLYSIYKKMVTQGKSLDELYDLFAVRLILDTDENNDCFLAYGIVSEIYRPVPERFKNYISVPKKNGYQSLHTTVISADGKRVEIQIRTRAMHDFAERGVAAHFRYKAETGGTASWVDSSDLEEWANWVRDVFENAGEEAAKELLESFKLNLYQDEIYVFTPKGDLRILPKGATPIDFAFDIHSQVGAKCIGAKVNGRIVPLDHTLNTGDQVVILTSRNQTPHRDWERIAITHKAKTHIRRILNDERRARVAEGKELWEKRAKKLNLHINEDDLEKLLLQLKYDSRSDFYAALGSGTISPESAGDLIIELIQPTSNAPKEAPSNLTFEQYTDTARDNTNGVYIIGQNIPSAKILFSYARCCNPVPGDDVVGIVTIGSGIKVHRATCHNVIDLHDKLKPRLVALDWAKSQRSEFLAAVKITGDDRPGMLNDITSAVMSISKTNIRGVNIDAYDSIFEGILTVYVTDLDHLKKIFDKLHKIKGVQTVERFEA